The following coding sequences are from one Saprospiraceae bacterium window:
- a CDS encoding DUF3078 domain-containing protein, which produces MKNLMVVSVFMFCSSFLYSQVDEQRAAQEKERMDKLKSETNLEDKEGWLHKAAIGMDLGQLLNINPYPGAGNSRLGFGGAINCNSKFKMGLFQWKNDILFNFSAERTGSGTINANSNEKQPFRKALDMLQLNSNLGYKFNESSAWAFALDLGLRTQLLNSYVDSASQLIYMKELNVAPYKTDLVSKLFSPALITIAPGIEYSKSKDWQIFFSPVGGQITIISDQNIANLGIHGTALKEGSNTEYETSKFALGAMLKAGYKHRYFEKLNVSSELNLFSDYLDNPQNIDVVWQNSFAYELFKGFHLQLKADLYYDDNKTNNITDSNAVGGINGSGKRINFIEQLLVTYTRRF; this is translated from the coding sequence ATGAAAAATCTAATGGTAGTAAGTGTATTCATGTTTTGTTCATCGTTTCTTTACTCGCAGGTGGATGAACAAAGGGCAGCTCAGGAAAAAGAGAGAATGGATAAACTCAAATCCGAGACAAATCTGGAAGACAAGGAAGGTTGGTTGCATAAAGCAGCGATTGGTATGGATCTTGGACAACTGCTAAACATCAATCCATATCCCGGTGCCGGTAACAGTCGTTTAGGTTTCGGTGGTGCAATAAATTGCAATTCAAAATTTAAAATGGGATTGTTCCAATGGAAAAACGATATTCTATTTAATTTTTCAGCAGAGAGAACGGGATCCGGTACGATCAATGCAAACTCAAATGAAAAACAACCCTTTCGCAAAGCACTCGATATGTTACAGCTGAATTCCAATCTGGGATATAAATTTAACGAATCATCGGCATGGGCCTTTGCACTGGATCTCGGATTGCGCACACAATTGCTCAATAGTTATGTAGATTCAGCATCACAATTAATTTATATGAAAGAGTTGAATGTAGCACCCTACAAAACCGATTTGGTTTCAAAACTTTTTTCGCCGGCTCTTATTACAATCGCCCCCGGCATCGAATATTCAAAAAGTAAAGACTGGCAGATCTTCTTTTCGCCTGTGGGCGGACAAATCACGATCATCAGCGATCAAAACATAGCCAATCTAGGCATACATGGCACCGCATTAAAAGAAGGTAGCAATACAGAATACGAAACTTCAAAATTTGCATTGGGAGCCATGTTGAAAGCCGGATACAAACACAGGTATTTTGAGAAACTAAATGTAAGTAGTGAATTAAACTTGTTTTCAGATTATCTGGACAATCCGCAAAACATCGATGTGGTTTGGCAAAATTCATTTGCATATGAATTGTTCAAAGGATTTCACTTGCAACTCAAAGCGGATCTCTATTACGACGACAATAAAACTAACAACATCACTGATTCCAATGCAGTTGGGGGAATCAACGGTTCCGGTAAAAGAATAAATTTTATCGAACAATTGCTGGTGACGTATACGAGGAGGTTTTGA
- a CDS encoding M28 family peptidase, translated as MSFESNAQGNTEEDDAFMIKQFYEEALDRQLSYKWLHYLDENIGGRIAGSPQSLAAVEFTAQVMDSLGTDTVYRLPCKVNYWYRGAKEQARIVNHPAMGTQELRCLALGGSGSTGPNGLTAEVVEFKSLDELRAAGDRVKGKIVFLSRPFDNKHLRTFHAYGSAVDQRTAGPNLASKLGAVACIIRSMTGRTDDWPHTGGTHFSDSIKVIPALALSTKAADVLSQCLKAAPTHMYLKSSCENRGMQESYSVIGEIKGSKYPDEIILVGGHLDSWDVGGGAHDDGAGCVHSLEVLYLFKLLGYKPLRTIRCVMFQNEENGLAGGLSYAAYSNARKEFHLAAIESDAGGFTPQGFGFDGDAKLIERLKKVIPQWEELLGPYNIDFSPGGGGADIGPLKSQKGMLFGLKPDSQRYFDYHHTEQDRIDAVHPRELALGSAAMASLVFLIDKYGIR; from the coding sequence ATGAGTTTTGAATCAAATGCTCAAGGTAATACGGAAGAGGATGATGCCTTTATGATTAAACAATTTTACGAGGAAGCATTGGACAGGCAATTATCCTATAAATGGCTGCATTATTTGGACGAAAACATTGGTGGGCGCATCGCAGGTTCTCCCCAAAGTCTGGCAGCTGTTGAATTTACTGCACAAGTGATGGATAGTTTAGGAACAGATACCGTCTATCGATTGCCTTGCAAAGTCAATTATTGGTATCGAGGCGCCAAAGAGCAAGCCCGAATCGTAAATCACCCTGCGATGGGTACTCAGGAACTTCGATGTCTGGCATTGGGGGGTTCAGGAAGTACTGGTCCCAATGGGCTAACAGCAGAGGTGGTCGAGTTTAAATCTTTGGATGAATTAAGAGCCGCAGGAGACCGGGTCAAGGGGAAAATCGTTTTTCTCAGCCGGCCCTTCGATAATAAACATTTAAGAACCTTTCATGCCTATGGATCGGCAGTCGATCAAAGAACTGCTGGACCAAATCTGGCTTCTAAATTAGGAGCCGTTGCTTGTATAATCCGCTCCATGACCGGCAGAACAGATGATTGGCCTCATACTGGCGGTACACATTTCAGTGATTCAATCAAAGTCATACCCGCTTTGGCTTTATCCACAAAAGCAGCAGATGTGTTGAGTCAGTGTCTCAAAGCGGCTCCAACGCATATGTATTTAAAATCCTCATGCGAAAACCGGGGCATGCAAGAAAGTTACAGCGTTATTGGTGAAATTAAGGGAAGCAAATATCCTGATGAAATCATCTTGGTAGGTGGTCACCTCGATTCCTGGGATGTCGGCGGGGGAGCCCATGATGACGGCGCAGGTTGTGTTCACAGCCTGGAAGTTCTTTATTTGTTTAAACTTCTAGGTTACAAACCTTTAAGAACGATACGCTGTGTCATGTTTCAAAATGAAGAAAACGGACTGGCAGGCGGATTATCTTATGCAGCCTATTCCAACGCCCGCAAAGAATTTCATCTGGCCGCAATCGAATCCGATGCCGGCGGGTTCACACCACAAGGTTTTGGCTTTGATGGAGATGCAAAACTTATTGAACGCCTCAAAAAGGTCATTCCACAATGGGAGGAATTATTGGGGCCTTACAATATTGATTTCTCCCCTGGCGGAGGCGGAGCAGATATTGGCCCTTTAAAAAGCCAAAAAGGTATGTTATTTGGCCTCAAGCCGGACAGTCAGCGGTATTTTGATTACCACCATACCGAACAGGATCGCATTGATGCCGTACATCCAAGGGAATTGGCACTAGGATCAGCAGCTATGGCCAGTTTGGTGTTTTTAATTGACAAGTATGGAATCCGGTAA
- a CDS encoding outer membrane lipoprotein-sorting protein: MTGFISIFVFQNCTLAQNAKDIVKKADEHARGKTSMATMTIQTIRPKWSREMTMKTWGKGNDLAMILVTAPVKDKGIVFLKRKKEVWNWIPSIERNIKMPPSMMSQSWMGTDFTNDDLVKEASILEDYEHSLLKDTVIDERSCYKIHLQPKQQAAVIWGGIDLYIDKKTYIMIYGTYFDEDGKLVNTMHASDIKNLGGRQLPARLEMIPADKKGHKTVLIYNSLTFDKAIDDAFFTSQNMNRLQ; encoded by the coding sequence ATGACTGGCTTTATCTCAATATTTGTGTTTCAAAATTGTACTTTAGCCCAAAACGCAAAAGATATCGTCAAAAAGGCAGATGAACATGCGCGGGGGAAAACTTCGATGGCCACTATGACCATCCAGACGATTCGTCCAAAATGGTCTCGAGAAATGACGATGAAGACCTGGGGAAAAGGCAATGATTTGGCCATGATTCTGGTCACTGCACCTGTCAAAGACAAAGGTATTGTGTTCCTCAAACGAAAAAAAGAAGTTTGGAATTGGATTCCTTCCATCGAGCGCAATATTAAAATGCCTCCTTCTATGATGAGCCAAAGTTGGATGGGCACTGATTTTACTAACGATGATCTGGTCAAAGAAGCATCCATTTTAGAAGATTATGAGCACAGCTTGTTGAAAGACACGGTCATTGACGAAAGAAGTTGTTATAAAATTCACCTCCAACCGAAACAGCAAGCAGCTGTGATCTGGGGCGGTATAGATCTTTACATTGACAAGAAAACCTATATCATGATTTACGGAACTTATTTTGATGAAGATGGAAAATTGGTAAATACCATGCATGCATCCGATATTAAAAATTTAGGTGGCCGTCAATTACCAGCGCGATTGGAAATGATTCCTGCAGATAAAAAAGGACATAAAACTGTTTTGATTTACAATTCACTTACATTTGACAAAGCAATCGATGATGCTTTTTTTACGAGTCAAAATATGAATCGACTTCAATGA
- a CDS encoding ABC transporter permease — MILKLIWRNLWRNSRRTIITTASITFAVLFSILMQSFQTGAFDNLIQNVVGYYSGYVQIHKNGYWNDRILENGFYWEDSLTQIIQQHANISGIVPRLETFVLASNGSHTKGCMLVGTDPEKENKLSQLKNKLISGNYFSETEESILIAEGLATRFEIHSGDTLVLFGQGYQGTIAAGKYKVSGIVKLASPAMNDGFIYLPLKTTQSFLSAENLLSSVSLQLRDPSSMKILVNELQLKLGHEYEAMDWEMMMPEISNHIKADGVSFYVFSGVLYLIIGFGFFGTILMMIAERRKEFGMLISIGMKKSWLGLMLFGETLLITALGILLGMGLSFPLVVYLNKNPLVFTGEMAKAYEEFGFEPIIPTAISLNIFLSQSVVVMCLAFIIGIYPLWHIQKLDGIKALRN, encoded by the coding sequence ATGATCCTTAAACTGATCTGGAGAAATTTGTGGCGCAACAGTCGACGAACTATTATCACAACGGCTTCTATTACATTTGCAGTATTGTTTTCTATCCTGATGCAATCGTTTCAAACGGGTGCTTTCGATAATTTAATCCAAAATGTAGTCGGTTACTATTCCGGATATGTTCAGATTCACAAAAATGGATATTGGAACGATCGGATATTAGAAAATGGTTTTTATTGGGAAGATTCACTAACACAAATCATCCAACAACATGCGAATATCTCCGGTATAGTTCCAAGACTTGAAACATTTGTACTCGCTTCTAATGGGTCACACACAAAAGGATGTATGTTGGTTGGAACTGATCCGGAAAAAGAAAATAAACTTAGCCAGCTCAAAAATAAATTGATCTCTGGAAACTATTTTTCCGAAACTGAAGAATCTATACTAATTGCAGAAGGCTTGGCCACGCGATTTGAAATTCATAGCGGAGATACTTTGGTTTTATTTGGTCAAGGATACCAGGGTACCATAGCAGCAGGCAAATACAAAGTGTCAGGAATAGTTAAGCTGGCTTCTCCGGCCATGAATGATGGTTTTATTTACTTGCCTCTAAAAACTACACAGTCCTTTCTAAGCGCAGAAAATTTATTGAGTTCCGTTTCTTTACAACTTCGAGATCCATCTTCGATGAAGATTCTTGTCAATGAACTTCAATTAAAACTTGGGCATGAATATGAAGCCATGGATTGGGAAATGATGATGCCAGAAATATCCAATCACATCAAAGCCGATGGCGTTTCCTTCTATGTTTTTTCAGGAGTACTTTATCTCATTATTGGTTTTGGTTTTTTCGGCACCATTCTCATGATGATTGCGGAGCGCAGAAAAGAATTTGGAATGTTGATCTCCATAGGGATGAAAAAATCCTGGCTTGGCCTTATGCTCTTTGGAGAGACCCTACTAATAACCGCTTTGGGAATATTGCTCGGAATGGGTCTAAGTTTTCCGCTGGTCGTTTATTTGAATAAAAATCCATTAGTGTTTACCGGAGAAATGGCTAAAGCCTATGAAGAATTTGGTTTTGAACCGATCATTCCAACAGCTATAAGCCTGAATATATTTTTATCACAATCTGTGGTTGTCATGTGCCTGGCATTTATTATCGGAATCTATCCTTTATGGCATATTCAAAAATTGGATGGTATAAAAGCCCTTCGCAATTGA
- a CDS encoding ABC transporter permease, which produces MMLIKIAWRNIWRSKKRSIILAVAISLGLWTGIFLIAFYNGMIEQRVDSAIRTEISHIQLHHPEFKKDHDIKFTISDGYETLQKCQSPNQVHSASARLILQGMVSSSAGSHGVFINGIIPKQENLLTRLEDKLITGNYFSNDGTNEIILSQKLVHKLKLNLHKKAIITFQDHQGNLASAAFRIKGIFKTNNSPYDETNVFVQINDIDSLAGVKGEINEIALLLHSNETLNETANQLKQKFKHLEIKNWMEIAPEIGFTVSAGSQMVYIYMGIILLALAFGIINTMMMSVLERTREIGMLLSLGMNKMRIFAMILLETFFLILAGCPVGILLAFVSIGITQQTGIDFSHFSEVYSSFGYSSVIYPSLKSDQFITILLMVIFTAIISS; this is translated from the coding sequence ATGATGCTCATTAAAATTGCCTGGAGAAATATTTGGAGAAGTAAAAAGAGAAGTATCATTCTCGCAGTAGCGATCAGTTTAGGTCTCTGGACAGGTATTTTTTTAATTGCATTTTACAATGGTATGATTGAACAACGCGTTGACTCAGCCATACGCACTGAAATTTCTCATATACAATTGCACCATCCCGAATTTAAAAAAGATCATGATATTAAGTTTACAATTAGTGATGGATATGAAACACTTCAAAAATGTCAATCTCCAAATCAGGTCCATTCTGCTTCTGCCAGATTAATATTACAAGGTATGGTATCATCGTCTGCCGGGAGCCATGGGGTTTTTATCAATGGCATTATCCCAAAGCAGGAAAATTTATTGACCCGCCTCGAAGACAAACTCATAACCGGAAACTATTTTAGCAATGATGGTACAAATGAAATCATTCTGAGTCAAAAACTGGTTCATAAATTAAAATTGAACCTTCATAAAAAAGCAATCATCACTTTTCAGGATCATCAAGGCAATCTTGCTTCTGCTGCTTTTAGGATCAAAGGCATATTTAAAACAAACAATTCACCTTACGACGAAACAAATGTATTTGTACAGATCAACGACATCGATTCACTGGCAGGCGTAAAGGGAGAAATAAATGAAATCGCCTTACTGCTCCATTCCAATGAAACTTTAAATGAAACGGCAAATCAATTAAAACAAAAATTCAAACATCTTGAAATTAAAAACTGGATGGAAATTGCGCCTGAAATTGGATTCACGGTGAGTGCCGGATCACAAATGGTCTACATCTATATGGGAATTATCTTACTTGCACTTGCATTTGGAATCATCAATACCATGATGATGTCGGTATTGGAACGCACTCGCGAAATTGGAATGCTGCTATCCCTGGGAATGAATAAAATGAGAATTTTCGCCATGATATTATTGGAAACTTTTTTTCTTATTTTGGCAGGTTGCCCTGTTGGCATTCTCCTTGCATTTGTTTCCATTGGCATAACACAACAAACGGGAATTGATTTTAGTCACTTTTCAGAAGTATATTCAAGCTTCGGTTACAGCTCGGTCATTTATCCTTCTTTGAAATCTGACCAGTTTATTACAATTCTGTTAATGGTCATTTTTACCGCCATTATTTCTTCATAG
- a CDS encoding ABC transporter ATP-binding protein: MKQIVIDAHNLSKIYDEKTVPVYALNQVHLHLNKGEFTAIKGPSGSGKTTLLNMIGGLDQPTEGFVEINGTNITNLHGNALVDFRLHNIGFVFQSYNLIPVLTAKENIEFIMLLQKIPLHQREQRVIELLKQVGLENKANKRPGELSGGQQQRIAVARALASKPQFILADEPTANLDSISAGNLLDMMTKLNEEENMTFVFSTHDQRVINRARRIITLEDGKIVDDTDPASRN, encoded by the coding sequence ATGAAACAAATCGTCATAGATGCCCACAATTTATCTAAAATATACGATGAGAAAACGGTTCCAGTTTATGCATTGAATCAAGTTCACCTGCATTTAAACAAGGGTGAGTTTACCGCCATAAAAGGTCCTTCCGGTTCCGGAAAAACGACCCTGTTGAATATGATTGGAGGACTTGATCAACCCACTGAGGGTTTTGTTGAAATCAACGGGACCAATATCACAAATTTACATGGAAATGCTCTGGTAGATTTTCGTTTGCATAATATTGGTTTTGTATTCCAGTCTTACAATCTCATTCCCGTTTTAACTGCCAAAGAAAATATTGAGTTTATCATGTTGCTTCAGAAAATACCACTTCATCAAAGAGAGCAAAGAGTAATTGAGCTTTTAAAACAAGTAGGCCTGGAAAACAAAGCAAATAAAAGGCCAGGAGAATTATCCGGTGGACAACAACAACGTATAGCCGTAGCCAGAGCCCTGGCTTCAAAACCCCAATTTATTCTGGCAGACGAACCTACCGCTAATCTGGATTCAATATCGGCTGGAAATCTTCTGGATATGATGACCAAACTCAATGAAGAAGAAAACATGACTTTTGTATTTTCAACGCACGATCAAAGAGTCATTAACCGGGCAAGGAGGATCATCACATTAGAGGATGGAAAAATAGTGGATGACACAGATCCCGCATCAAGAAATTAA
- a CDS encoding DUF1761 domain-containing protein has product METKTNWIALVVSALVGMAMGWLWYGMLFTDLWMLGNGMTMDGEKVMKNGAEMPMDSLPMIVNIISLLVYAYCMNWLVNKTSSFDLKSGATLGAVIGVIHLFGIYTGNRFAGNPTSLSMVDGFYTFLLFTVMGAIIGAWRPK; this is encoded by the coding sequence ATGGAGACAAAAACAAATTGGATTGCGCTGGTTGTTTCGGCCTTAGTTGGAATGGCCATGGGCTGGCTTTGGTATGGCATGTTGTTTACAGACCTTTGGATGTTGGGCAACGGCATGACCATGGATGGCGAGAAAGTCATGAAAAATGGAGCTGAAATGCCCATGGACAGTTTACCGATGATCGTAAACATCATTAGCCTCTTGGTGTATGCATACTGCATGAACTGGCTGGTTAATAAAACCAGTTCCTTTGATCTGAAATCCGGAGCAACATTGGGAGCCGTGATCGGTGTGATTCACCTGTTTGGAATTTATACAGGAAACCGCTTTGCAGGCAATCCAACCAGCCTTTCAATGGTTGACGGATTTTATACCTTCCTGTTGTTTACAGTCATGGGAGCGATTATAGGTGCCTGGAGACCAAAGTAA
- a CDS encoding T9SS type A sorting domain-containing protein has translation MNQFSSQDQDDELICFPPIPILSDLNKTTKTNEFYVVPNPADQTVRLHAAENLKVIEAALINEQGKVLMKFSGKTIPNSIDIKSIQNGLYYLRFLTENDQYFVKFMKL, from the coding sequence ATGAATCAATTTTCCTCTCAGGACCAGGATGACGAACTGATTTGTTTTCCACCAATACCTATTTTGAGCGATTTAAACAAAACAACTAAAACAAATGAATTCTATGTTGTTCCCAATCCTGCAGATCAGACTGTCCGTTTGCATGCAGCCGAAAACTTGAAAGTTATTGAAGCTGCATTGATCAATGAACAAGGAAAGGTCTTGATGAAATTTTCGGGTAAGACCATCCCGAATTCAATCGATATTAAGAGCATTCAAAATGGTTTGTATTATTTACGTTTCCTGACAGAAAATGATCAATATTTTGTAAAATTTATGAAATTATGA
- a CDS encoding PKD domain-containing protein — protein sequence MITKYFIVFIFLSPLSLKAQFEDHNWILGYLSGFGPHTMQFDFNENELRITNYHSNYKVDHGNAIISTPDGKNILAMSNGYTIYNRNLDTMVNGGRINLKTAFYSIYGSSLPQSVLILNLPNAPQLYKVLYFWEDQPRRDSFIQVNRLLQATINIELENGLGRVIESDVLVDDDAFEFGKLQACRHANGRDWWIVIPRRYSKQILVYLLEPQGIRKSHEVELPIPIKTGIGQAQFSPDGTKYGISQSQDNFRQGDYLELFDFDRCAGLISNMKSIHIPDTLGSGGLAFSPDSRKLYFGTSKRIYQFDLTQSDVAKSKVLVGSYGGLIDSFFSGAECNTGPMVLAPDHKIYIATTTGTYWMHTIEYPDSLGAACRFKEGSLHLPSPNTRSVPSYPNFRLGPIDGSICDSLGIDNIPLARWRYEKNSTNDLTIHFRDLSGFQPTEWSWDFGDLNSGVENYSSVQHPSHLFSINGIYTVCLTARNSSGSHSLCKNIDIQVTNNADQHKTIETLYQLSYYPTHEKIMIQSPQNSDPVYIELINHQAYSLAKFDHVTLPFEISTVNWKPGIYYVRIYNKNIWFVQKLLII from the coding sequence ATGATTACCAAATACTTCATCGTTTTTATTTTCTTATCCCCACTTTCTTTAAAAGCGCAATTCGAAGATCACAACTGGATTTTAGGCTATTTAAGTGGTTTTGGTCCCCATACCATGCAGTTTGATTTCAATGAAAATGAATTGAGGATTACAAACTATCATTCCAATTATAAAGTTGATCATGGCAATGCCATCATCTCCACTCCAGATGGTAAAAACATTCTTGCTATGTCAAACGGTTATACTATTTACAACCGAAATTTAGATACCATGGTCAATGGCGGCCGCATAAATTTAAAAACAGCTTTTTACAGTATATACGGGTCATCACTTCCTCAATCTGTATTGATATTAAATCTTCCAAATGCTCCACAATTATATAAAGTTTTATACTTTTGGGAAGATCAACCAAGGCGTGACAGTTTTATTCAAGTAAACCGTTTACTTCAAGCTACAATTAATATAGAACTTGAAAATGGTTTAGGTCGTGTAATTGAATCCGATGTACTGGTAGATGATGATGCCTTTGAGTTTGGCAAATTGCAAGCCTGCCGCCATGCCAATGGGCGTGACTGGTGGATTGTGATCCCTCGAAGATATTCCAAACAAATTCTTGTATATCTTCTAGAGCCTCAAGGTATCCGCAAGTCACATGAAGTAGAATTGCCCATTCCAATAAAAACAGGCATCGGTCAAGCACAATTCAGTCCTGATGGTACGAAGTATGGAATTTCTCAATCTCAGGATAATTTTCGTCAAGGCGATTATCTGGAATTATTTGATTTTGACCGTTGTGCAGGTTTGATCAGCAATATGAAATCCATTCACATTCCTGATACCCTTGGTTCAGGAGGCTTAGCTTTTTCTCCGGATTCCAGAAAACTATATTTCGGAACTTCGAAACGAATTTATCAGTTTGATTTGACTCAATCGGATGTAGCAAAAAGCAAAGTGCTTGTGGGATCATATGGAGGTCTTATCGATTCATTTTTTTCCGGAGCAGAGTGTAATACCGGCCCTATGGTCCTTGCGCCCGATCATAAAATATATATCGCTACAACGACCGGTACCTACTGGATGCATACCATCGAATACCCAGATAGCCTCGGTGCTGCCTGCCGGTTCAAAGAAGGCAGTTTACATTTACCTTCGCCCAATACCCGGTCGGTACCGTCCTACCCAAACTTTCGACTGGGACCCATTGATGGTAGTATTTGTGATAGTTTGGGTATTGACAACATTCCTTTAGCTCGATGGCGTTACGAGAAAAACTCAACAAATGATTTAACAATTCACTTTAGAGACCTCTCCGGTTTTCAACCAACTGAATGGAGCTGGGATTTTGGAGATCTGAATTCAGGTGTTGAAAATTATTCTTCAGTTCAACATCCCAGTCATCTATTTTCAATCAACGGGATTTATACTGTATGCTTGACCGCACGAAACTCCAGTGGATCGCATAGCCTTTGTAAAAATATTGATATTCAAGTTACCAATAATGCAGATCAACATAAAACTATTGAAACACTTTATCAGCTTAGCTATTATCCAACGCATGAAAAAATAATGATACAAAGTCCGCAAAATTCAGACCCGGTTTACATTGAACTGATAAACCATCAGGCCTACTCCTTAGCCAAATTTGATCATGTAACCCTTCCTTTTGAAATATCCACTGTGAATTGGAAACCTGGAATTTATTATGTTCGTATTTACAACAAAAATATTTGGTTTGTTCAAAAATTACTCATTATTTGA